TTTGCCTTTTCAAGTTCTAATTCAAAACCCATACACTTTAATTCATTGAGTTTTCCGATAGTCTGATACCTTTTAAATAATTCAATTATCCCTAATTTCCCCTGCGGGTCCCTTCCTAATGCCTCATAAGCAAAAATGGAATCAGTTCTTGTATCAACGATAGGCTGAAACACAATTTTCATTGCATGTTTATCAATCCTGTATTCCTCTTCTCCTATCTGGATCTTGTGTCCGCCCTTTTTGGCTATGTATAAGGCACGTTCTGCATTATGAATTAATCCTGCTGAATCAGTACTATGCTCAGGGTAAAGCGCAACACCTATACTTAAATCAAGAAGTAACCGGTTCTTTTCACCTATCTTCTGCATATTCCTTCTTATACGCTCAGTTGCTATTAGCACGCCATCACGTGTAGAATTGGAAAGGGCAACAGCTATTTCATCGCCACCCCATCTTGCCACTAAGTCTGCTCCACGGGTTGACTCCCTGATACTCTGTGCCGTTGACCTTAAAACCTCATCTCCAACCACATGGCCGTAAGTATTATTAATCTTTGTAAAGTCATCAATATCACACAACAGGATTGCTAATAAATAGTTGTATTGTCCGGCACGTGCAATCTCCTCCTCAAGCCGCTCATTAAAATAGTGGCGATCGTAAAGGTCGGTAAGATTATCCCGGATTGCCTGATACTCCAGAGTTGCCCTCATCCTTGATAATATGCGTCTGGTAGTAATAACATAAGCACAGAACAGCATGATAAGAATAATTAATCCAATCAAGGCCCTGTTTGCCATTGAGCGTAACAGGCTAAAACTGCTGTATGTTTCACCTAACAGGAAGAAATATGTTCCAACAGTGACTGCACCTAAAACAAGGATAAGTGCGAGTGCTAAAATCCAGAGCTGCCATTCCCTGCGCTCAACGGAGTTTAAATTGTTTATTTCTTGTTTCATTTATGTTATTCCCGAGAAATCAGTCGGTATAAATCTTTTAATGTTTGATAAAATTCAGAGCTGTTTTCTTGTATCTAATAAATATATTTTCGGAATTTCTTATCAGTATAATAAGGAGGTGTAATCACTTTTGGGGTTTAACAAGACCGGACCATTACCGACAATTACATGGCTATTGGATCTGAATTCAATTTCAAAGTTATATATTAAATGAGCAAGGAGATTAAAAAGCAGTTTAGAGGATATTTCCTTCTCTTGACATCTGTACCCTCTAAAATATATTCTGCTGTAGTTATTTTTTTTATAATCCTATATAATCCCTAACTCAAAAGGAGGTTGACAGTAATAAACATGCCTTTAAGGTTTAGATGTTTTCTTATTTTCTTCCTCTTGCTATTCACTATTCACTATTCACTATTCACTGCCTCAGCAGTCTACGCCGTAGAACCCCTGACTCTCAAGACCATCATTGAAGAGGCCCTTCATAATAATCAGGAAGTACAGGCACTGCGTCAGAATGTTAAGGCAAAAGAGGCAATGGCAGGGGCTGAGGGGGTACTTGATGACCCGACATTAAAGATAGAACTGGAAGACTTGTCAAAAGACAAACCGCTCAATATCTCTCCGGGGAGCGCTATGCAAACCCGTTACACATTCAGTCAGATGTTCCCTTATCCTGGAAAATTATCACTCCAGAAGCGGATTGCGTATACAGAAGTCCTTATGGCCGGGGCTGAACTAAGGTCAAAAGAGATTGAAATAACAAAGATGATCAAAGATGCCTATTATGAATATCAGATGATTACTGAGACTATCAAGATTAATAAAGAGATTAGTGATGTACTTTCCAACATGGCAAAGATTGCTGAAATCAAGTATGGGACCGGTGAGGTATCACAGCAGGATGTAATAAAGGCACAGGTTGAAACAGCAATGCTTATTAATGAGGTGATCAATCTGAAAGCAGAGAGAGAGGTAGTTGATGTTGAGATTAAGTCCCTGTTAAACAGGCCGCAGGATATTCCTCTTTCTGAACCGGAGAATATTTCTATGAACAAGGTTAAGATAAAACCTGACGAACTTTCTATTAAGGCCATTAGAAATAATCCATCTCTCCAATTAATGAGATATGAGACCGATGGCATTCACCTTAAAACTGAGCTTGCAAAAAAAGAATACTATCCAAACATTATGGTTGGTATTGCCCCGATCCAGCGTGAAGGCAGGTTTGATGCTTATGATGCAATGTTTGAGGTAAATATTCCGATATGGCGCAGCAAATATGCAGGCAAGGTATCAGAGGCAGGCATTATGTCGGATGTTATGAAATTCAGACTCAGGGCTGAGGAAAACATAAAGACTGCAGAAGTAAAGGAGTGGGCAATCAAGATAGAAACAGCAGACAAGATCAGAGGTCTTTATGAAACCACATTAACCCCGCAGGCTGAACTGTCCTTTGAGTCTGCCCTTAAAAACTATCAAACAGGTAAGATAGACTTTCTTACCCTGCTCGATACTGAACGGTTGTTGAAAAAAACAAAAATAGAATATATTGAATCACTGATAACATACCGTAAAAGGATCGCGGCATTGGAACAGATTGTTGGGGAAGAAATCGCTGAGTGAAAGGTAACTCGCATTAAGTTCACAAAGGATGATGAAAATGAGGCCCCCTCACCCGGACCCTCTCCCGCAAGGGGAGAGGGTCCATAGATTATCCCCCTCCCTTGACGGGAGGGGGATAGGGGGAGGGTGAGCTTTGGTGCATTTTCGAGTGAACCCTCATGAGCCTTCGGCTCACAAAGGGGCATGAAAATAAGCGGGACAAGAAAGTCCCGCCTATCCGCATAGAAATGGATAGGCGGGGTTTTCTTACCCCACCGGAGAAGGGTTTTCGGATGAGGGGATATAAATGAATAAAAAAACATTAGTCTTCCTATCAGTAATATTTATTTTTGCAGGAATATTATCCGGTTGCTCGTCTTCCTCTAAAAAAGGGGAGGCTACTCAAAAGAAGGAACGAAAGGTCTTGTTCTATCGTAGTCCAATGAACCCTTCTGTTACGTCTCCAACTCCCATGAAGGATAGTATGGGGATGGATTATGTACCGGTATATGAAGAGGATGCAGAAAAGAAATCAGAAGCATCACCAGGTACTGTGACTATCAGTCTGGAAAAGATTCAAAAGATAGGGGTCAAGACTGAAGTTGTAAAGAGACGGACGATAAAGAGGATAATCAGGACAGTAGGAAGGGTCGAGCCTGATGAGAGGATGGTTTATAACATTAACGCAAAGGTCGGGGGCTGGGTAGAGAAGTTATACCTCAACACCACGGACCAGATGGTAAGACATAGTGAACCCTTGCTTGAGTTATACAGCCCTGAACTTGTGTCTGCTCAGGAAGAATATCTGCTGGCATTTAGATCCGTAAAAAATACAAAAGGCAGTTCGTATAAAGATGTAAAGGATAATACGGAATCACTGCTGAACGCTGCAAGGCAGAGGCTTCAATACTGGGATATATCAGATGATCAGATAAAAAGGCTTGAAGAAGACGGAAAGATTACAAGGACAATGACCATCCGTGCCCCTGCATCCGGCAGTGTAACAGAGAAGATGGTAAATGAGGGGGCAAAGATTGAGGCAGGTGAACCCCTGTTTAAAATAATAGACCACTCATCAGTTTGGGTTTACGGGGAGGTATATGAATATGAACTCCCTTATGTGAGGACAGGCCAGAGTGCTAGGATTACACCATCGTATTATCCCAGAGATATTTACACCGCAACAGTAGACCATGTTTATACACATCTTGGGAGCATAACCTACACACCAGAGAACAGTGCTGAGGTAAGGACTGCCAAGATAAGATTTCAACTCCCGAATCCTTCGCATAAATTAAAACTCGGTATGTATGTCAATGTAGAGTTACAGGCAGATTTGGCCGGCAGTGCCTTAGCCATCCCTGACTCTGCACTGATTGACACTGGCACTCGCCAGGTAGTCCTTGTTGACAAAGGGAACGGAAGGTTTGAACCCCGTGAGGTAGAGATTGGGGCTAAGGGGGATGGATATTTTGAGGTACGGGATGGTGTAGACTCAGGGGAGTCAGTCGTGACTTCTGCCAACTTCCTTATTGATTCGGAAAGCAATCTCAGGACTGCACTCGATGGAATGGGTGGGACAGGCGGTCATCAGCATGGAAAGGCAGCAAAGAAGAAGTCGGATAAAGCAGAAAAAGAAAAGGAAGATGAAATGCCGGTGGAACACCACCATCATTAAAAGGATGATGAAAATAAGGCCCCCTCACCCGGAGTCCCCCTCCTGCCTCCCCCCGCAAAGGAGGGGGGAGAAATTTGGTAGGAATTTAATTGCAGCTCTCCCGCCAGGGGAGAGGGCACATAGATTTATCCCCTCTCCCTGAGGGAGAGGGGGCTATGTTGATTCCCTCCCCTTCAAGGGGAGGGGTAGGGTGGGGATGGGGTTGATTTTCGGATGAAACCAGATGCTAAGTAAGATAATAGAATATTCTGTAAAAAACAGATACATAATCCTCCTCTTTACTGCGTTTGCAATACTCCTTGGTTTATGGGCGATATATAAGACACCTGTAGATGCCATCCCGGATTTGTCTGATGTACAGGTTATTATTTATACTGAATATCCCGGTCAGGCGCCTCAGGTTGTTGAGGATCAGGTCACATATCCGCTCACAACAGCCATGCTCGCAGTCCCCAAGTCTAAAATTGTCAGGGGTTTCTCATTCTTTGGTGTCTCTTTTGTTTATATCATTTTTGAAGATGGAACAGACATATACTGGGCAAGGTCAAGGGTGCTTGAATACCTTAACTTTGCGTCACAAAAGCTCCCCCGCGGCGTCACACCTTCTCTTGGGCCTGATGCCACTGGTGTCGGATGGGTATTTGAATACAGCATTGAAGGTAAGGGTTACAGCCTTGCGGAATTGCGTAGTATACAGGATTGGTTTGTCCGCTATCAGTTGACAAAAGTACCTGGTGTGTCTGAGGTTGCCTCTATCGGTGGATTTGTTAAACAATATCAGGTAAACATTGACCCCAATAAACTCCTCACACATAACGTTACCCTCAAAGATATAGTAGATTCAATCAAGATGGGGAATGTTGATGTAGGCGGCAGGGTTGTTGAACTGTCGGAACGGGAATATATGGTCAGGGGACTTGGTTATATTAAGAAGATACCTGACATAGAAAACATTGTCCTGAAGGTAGATATGGATGGGACACCGGTAAGGATACAGGACGTTGCAAGGGTAGAACTGGGGCCTGATGAACGACGCGGTATAGTTGAGAGAAACGGTGAAGGAGAGGTAGTAGGCGGCGTAGTTGTAATGCGATTCGGTGAGAACGCACTGAAGGTTATTGATGAGGTAAAGAAAAAGATAGAGGAAATCAAGCCTGGATTACCGCCGGGGGTTCAGATTATCACGACTTATGACAGAAGCCACCTGATACACAGGGCCATAAAAACACTTAGAGAAAAACTTATCGAAGAATTTATTGTTGTTTCTCTTGTATGTATTATATTCCTCCTCCACTTCAGGAGCGCCTTAGTTGCCATAATCACACTGCCTGTTGCCATACTTATCTCCATAGTCATCATGTACATTCTTAACATTAATGCCAATATCATGAGCCTCGGCGGTATTGCCATTGCCATTGGTGCAATGGTTGATGCGGCAATTGTAATGATTGAGAATGTCCACAAGCATCTTGAAAAGGAACATGAAGCAGAAGACGGAAGTCAACAGAAAAAGGACAGATGGCAGATAATAATAGATGCAAGCAAAGAGGTCGGACCTCCCCTGTTTTTCTCCTTATTGATAATAACCGTTTCCTTTATACCGGTCTTTACGCTTGAGGCACAGGAGGGCCGCCTCTTTAAGCCGCTGGCATATACAAAAACATTTTCAATGGGTGCAGCCGCATTCTTATCAATCACACTTGTCCCTGTTCTTATGGGCTTCCTGATAAGGGGACATATCACACCCGAAGAAAAAAACCCGGTCAGCAGGGTACTGATATGGTTATACCGGCCTGCAATAAATCTTGTTTTAAGAAAAAAGTTTCTCTTTCCAATAATTGCCGTAGCCCTCCTTTTAACCGCCATTTATCCCCTGAAGAAATTGGGGTCTGAGTTTATGCCGCCGCTTAATGAAGGGACGCTGATGTTCATGCCGGTTACACTTCCGGGCATATCCATAACAAAGACTGCTGAGATACTCCAGACTCAGGACAGGATTATCAAAAGTTTCCCTGAGGTGGAATCTGTCTTCGGCAAGGCAGGAAGGGCGATAACTGCCACAGACCCGGCACCTATAGAGATGTTTGAGACCATCATAAACCTGAAACCTGAAAAAGAATGGCGCCCGGGTGTAACACAGGAAAGTCTTATGGACGAGATGAATATTGCATTGGAGATGCCGGGGGTAACAAACGCATGGACTATGCCTATCAAGGCAAGGATTGACATGCTTTCAACAGGAATCCGTACACCTGTTGGTGTAAAGGTCTTTGGAAAAGACCTGAAGACCATAGAAAAACTGGCAACAGAGATAGAGTCGGTTGTAAAGAATGTCCCCGGGACAGCAAGTGCTTATGCAGAGAGGATAATCGGCGGGTACTATGTTGACATTGAAATCAATAGGGAAGAGGCGGCAAGATACGGATTAAAGATTGAAGATGTACAGCAGGTCATCATGTATGCAGTCGGCGGAGAGAATATCACCACAACAGTTGAAGGTCTGGAAAGGTATCCGGTCAATGTCAGATATAAACGGGAACTCAGGGACAGTGTGGATAAGATAAGCCGCGTGCTGATTCCAACTATGTCGGGACAAAACATACCCTTATCACAGGTAGCAGACATCCGCTTGAGCAAAGGTGTTGCAGGGATTAAAACAGAGAATGCACTCTTAAATACATGGGTGTATGTAGACGTTAAGGGAAGAGATATAGGAGGTCATGTAGCGGATGCAAAAAAGGCTGTAATGGAGAAGGTAAAATTTCCTCCCGGCTATTACATAATGTGGAGCGGCCAGTATGAATTCATGGAGAGGGTTAAGGAGCGGCTCTTCTACATCATCCCGCTAACCCTGTTCGTAATAATTCTACTGCTCTATTTTAATTTTAAATCGTTCAAAGAAACGCTTATAATCCTGCTCGCCATCCCTTTTTCATTAATTGGGGCTTCGTGGATACTCTTTCTGCTTGGTTATAACCTCAGCATAGCAGTATGGGTTGGTCTTATTGCACTTGCAGGTCTGGATGCTGAGACAGGAATAGTCATGCTGATCTACCTCAAACATGCTTATGAGAAGCGTAAGGCAGAGGGCAGGATGAGTACATTAGCTGACCTGAATGAAGCAATAATGGAAGGTGCCGTCATGCGTGTCAGACCAAAGATGATGACAGTAATCGCTATCATAGCAGGACTACTTCCTATAATGTGGGGGACAGGTTCAGGTGCAGATGTGATGAAAAGGATCGCCGCCCCTATGGTAGGTGGTATGATAACTTCTGCGCTGATGGAACTTATGGTACTGCCGGCTATATACGTTATCTGGAAAGGACGGGAGCTTAGAAAATAGTGAATAGTGAACAGTAAGCAGAGGTAAGAAGTTAGAAGCAAGAGGCAAGACGTAAGAAGACAGAAATAAGATAAAGGAAGAAAATTCCCCCTCTCCCTGAGGGAGAGGGAGCTATGTTGATTCCCTCCCCTTCAAGGGGAGGGGTAGGGTGGGGATGGGGTTGATTTTCGTATGAAGATATCACTTAACACATTTCCGATAAGCGGAAAGACGGCCATAACACTATTTCTCATCCTACTGTGGTACGGCTATCTGCTTGCAGCACTTAATACCAGACTGTCTGTTGGATTGTCTGCTGAATCAATTGCAGACCACTATTCAGACCACAGCCTTACAAAAAGCGAGACTCAGGATATAGAGCAAAAGGGATTCTCTGAGGAAGAGGTGGTTATTGATAGTAGTGAGCAGAAGCAAGAAGCAAGAAGTAAGAAGCAAGATGTAACAAATAAGAACTCCAAAGCCCCCTCACCCGGCCTATCTCCTACGAGGGGAGAAGACGCTAAGCCTCCCTCCCCCTTGACGGGGGAGGGTCAGGGTGGGGGTGAGCTACGAATATCTCTTGGTGAACACAATCATCATGCTGACCATGAGCCTGACGATAAAAAAGGAGGGAATGGAACAATCACTCCGCAACAAATAATTCAGCTAGGCCACATCCATCTACTTGGTTTCTCCCTCTTGTTCGTAAGCCTCGGGATTATATTATCCTTAACCGGTATCAGAGAATTATTTAAGGTAGTAATACTGTTTATCCTATTCTTATCATTTGGCTTAGACATAGGAGGTCTGCTTCTTGTAAGATTCGTATCACCCGGCCTCGCCATTATCACAGTCATAAGCGGAATCGGTACAGGGATTTGCATGGCAGTTATAAGTTTAGCGGCTATGTATGATATGTGGGTCAGGCGAAGTACTGTAATGGATAGAAGTTAAAGGTAGAATTTTTCGACCACAAATTGGAGGTGTCATGGATTCTATTGTTACTATAGAGATGATTGAGAAAAAGATTTTTCTGGTTCGAAGCAAAAAGGTAATGTTGGATAGTGATCTTGCAGAACTTTATGAAGTGGAGACGAGAACGCTTGTGCAGGCAGTCAAACGAAACATCGGACGATTTCCACCAGATTTCATGTTTCAATTGAATAATCAAGAGGATACAAGTTTGAGATCACAATTTGTGATCTCAAAGTATGGAAAAGGAGGCAGGAGATATACACCGTATGTTTTTACTGAACAAGGCGTCGCTATGCTTTCAAGCGTTCTGAATAGCGAACGTGCAGTCCATGTCAATATTGCGATTATGCGAGCATTCGTCAAACTGCTAGAGATGATCTCATCCCACAAAGACCTGTCAAAGAGGCTTTCAGAAATCTTTTTCCAATTCATGCCCGAATTCCCTCAACCAGCCTTTTGCCTTTGTGTAATTGGGTTGCTGTACTGCGATTCTGTTCCAAAATTCAGGTGTATGGTTTGACACCAAAAGATGTGTCAGTTCGTGAACAATAATGTATTCAATTACCGTCATTGGCGCCTTTATCAGCCGCCAATTCAGATGAATGTTGTCTCTGGGGGTACAGGAACCCCAACGATACTTCAGGTCAAGTATGTTTATATTGTTGAAGGTAACGCCTAATTGCCTGGCAATGGTTACTGCCTTAGGAACGATGATTTCAGTCGCTGAGTTTATATACCATTCTTTAAAAAGTTCATTGGCCTGCTTCTGATTGTCTTTGCTGATAAAGAATTTGCTGTCAAACATCACGCCTTCGATATGTTCATCAATTACAAACAGCTTATAATTCTTTCCCATGTAGAGTAATGATTCACCGGATACAAATTCTTTTGTCTGTTTGATATACGGATATTTCTGGTTATGCTCAATCTTCTTTTGAAGTAATCGTTTACGCTTCTCTATTTCTCCGGCTATCACATCTTTACTGGTATTCAATGGCGCCCGCACTATTACACTGCGGTCCCTCTCTACAATGATACTTATAGTTTTTCTTTCAGAGTATACGATTGAATAATTGATGTTCATCCCCTAATCCTCTGCATAAATGATCGCTGATGTAATCCTCTCATCTTTTGCCCACGCCAGAATTTCCTGAGCAATTATATTCCGATTCCTGAATGCAGACGGAATGGAATGACATTCTGCTGCAATGAAATTGGAAATCTCGCCCCTTAACCTCGCCACGGATGCAGGGTTATCCCAAAATCCGGTCATCGGCAGATCAACTTTCAGTAGTCCATATATCTCCTTTGTCCATACCAGCAGGTTGTTAATCTCATCATCATTCAGGTTTTCTTTTTTATCATAAATTAACGCATGCAGTTTTCGGTAAATAGGCATCTGCCGCTTTCTGTCAAGACCTCTCGTGTCCTCCTGCTGTGCTGCTTTTATCTTGTTACGCAATGCCTCCAACAAGCGGTATATCTCCTCCCAGTTTTCCCTGAAAGCGGTTAATATCCGTTGAAGCTCTTCTGCAAAGGAGGCATACAGTTCAGGGTCTTCATCCATGTTGATGTCAATGAAGTGCCGGATGGCATGTTCTACTTCTGCAGCCTTTGTCTTTTCAAGTTTCCTTGCTTTGACATGCTCAAAGAACTTGTCATCCAGGATTGAGATCGGCTCCACCTTTGTTTCAATCCCCTTTGACTTCAAAAACTCATCTGTAACCTTCCTTAATTTTTCTGAAACACCTTTCATGCTCATCTTCTGATCGCGGAAGTGCTGTTCAGCCAATGTGTTGATTTCCGAAAACCTGTTTAACTCTTTGATATAGTTCAGTGCTTCTTTGCGTGGGAATACATTATCCAGTGCCTTTGAGAACCGGTTAAACGCCTCTGTATAATTGTGCCTGATATCTTCATCATAAAACAGATTGAAGATATCATCAGGGTCTGAATATATGTCAATGCCGTTTTCTTCAAACACCTTTTTCAGTTCTTCATAGGAATTCTTTAACTCTGCCATTAAAGCTGAATGATCAAGCAGGCAGCCTGTAATTTCCTCCTGTTCCCTTTCCCAATAGGCGTCCAGCGCCTTTTTCAGATGGTTACCCATCCCCACATAATCCACCACAAAGCCGACCTTCTTATTATTGTCGTACACACGGTTCACCCTCGCAATAGCCTGCAACAGGGTATGGTTCACCATTACTTTGTCCAGATACATTACCTGCTCAATCGGCGCATCAAATCCTGTAAGCAGCATGTCCACCACAATCAAAATCCCTATATTCCCATTGGCTGTTTCTTCTTCCGAGCCATCAAGCTTTTCTTTTTTTCCAAAAGGAATTTTAAAACCAGCGATTGCCAATTTCCTTTCCTTACTGTCAGCATATTGTTTTAAGTCCGGCTGGTCGTTATGACTCACATCCGACATAACAACTGCAGTTTCCAATCTTTCCAAATCCTTAATTGTTATCTTGTAAGGATTGTTGATTTTCAATTCTTCAATCAATTCCCTGATAGCATCATCAAAAGCCAGTTTATATCGGTGAGCCGCCTCTTTGGAAACAGAAACGACTTGTGCCTTATAGCCATTAGGGAAAACATACTCTACGTAATGCCTGAGCATATCTTTGGCTTTTTCCTTTATAGTTTCCCCTGCTTCCAGATATGCCTTTTTTGTGCCGTAAGCGAGAATATCTATCTGCTCCCCTACATTGTAATCTTTGAACACATCCTGAAATTTCCTGTCCGCCCCCTGCCGGTCATCAACACCGGCTTCATGGGTCCTGCCTTCGTAAACAATCTCCAGTGTTGCCCCGTCCTTAATGGCCTGTCGCATGGTGTACTTGTCAATGTAATCGCCAAAGGTCTCCTCTGTCCTATCAATGGGCGTTCCGGTAAAGGCTATTCTGGTCGCATTGGGCAAGGCACTGTCGAGGTTTGCCCCAAGTTTTGAATATTGCGAACGGTGGGCCTCATCCGTGAGGATAAGTATTTTTTCATCTGTATTCAGTTCAGGAAATGAGGCAGCGAACTCCCTTTCCTGAAACTTGTGTATCATGGCTGATACGATCTCTGAGGTGTTGGTTTTCAATGCAGACTTCAACATAGCAATGCTATCCGGATCGTTTATTGTATATCCGACCGGCCTTGCTGTTTCCTTTATCTGGTCATCCAACTGTGTCCTGTCTGTGAGAAGCACGACTTTGTAAGATTGCAATAATGGATGCAGATACATTTCACGAATAAGGAAAACCATGGTCAACGATTTTCCAGATCCCTGAGTATGCCAGATTATGCCGCCCCGCTCATCACGGTTGTTCCCGTTAAGCAGCCGTTCTACGGTTTTCTTAACAGCCCTCAGTTGCTGGTAGCGTCCAACCACACGAATCATTTTCCCCTTGCTGTCGGCTGTCCAGATGGAAAAGGTGCGGATGATGCTCAAGAGGTTTTCAGGCTTTAACATGCCGTGAACAAGACGCTGCTGGTCATTTGGAGATGTCCGGATTTCCTGGGCTATATCTTCGTCATCTTTTCCCTCAGAATCCACAAAGTATGGCATCTGAGGTTTGCAGTATTCTGACAACTGTTCCACCGTATATGGGAACGGGTCTGTCCAGCGGTAAAAGAGCTTTTCAATGGAGGTTGTTATAGTGCCGAATTTGGCTTTGTTACGGCATGTGGCCACGATAAACTGATTGTAATAGAAGAGGGGTTTTGAACCTTCCTTTACATAATCCCTCTGTTCACAATAACGCATCAACTGGTCAATGGCCTCGGGAATGGGTTCTTTGGTCCTGGGGCTTTTACATTCAATGACTGACACAGGGATGCCGTTGAGGAAGCAGATGATGTCAGGATAGATGTGCCTGTCAGTGCCAATGATTCGTATTTTATATTGTGAAACAGCCGTAAAACTATTGTTGGCAGGATTAACAAAATCAATAAACTGAACCGGTTCATTACGCAGGCCTTCTTCGGTTTGACACTGCACTCTGGTACCATTGATCAGTAGTCCCAGTATAATCTGGTTGTTCTTATACAGGCTGTCCCCTTCGTGGGATGTTAGATCAGAAACGGCCTCAAATACCTGCTGTTCGTTCATCCATGGATTGATGCGTTTCAGTGCATCTTCCAGATCTCTCTTCATAAGCACCTGAGTAAAGTCTTCCCGCTGGGTCTCCTGCGGGGTCTGCCCGCTGCCCATTTCAAGGCGAAGCACCTTCCAGTGCAAACCGGGCATGACTTCCAGTTGTCTTAGAAAAGGCTCTTCCACATGGTTCTTTTCATCAAGCCTGATATGAGGAGGTATTTTATCTTGCGACATATTTTACTCGTTATGTACCTTCACCCTAACCCGCCCGCTCAGCAAGTCCTGCATTAAGGCGGTTTTAAGGGAGTAGAGTTTGGAAAGATGAATTGTTTGTTCTTCAATAAAATTATCTTTCTGAGCGAGTATTTCAATGATTCTGCCAAACTCCTTCGAAGTGCTGGGGAACGCAATTTTTATTTCATCAAATGTGTTTTTTGTGATTGTATCAAAAACGCTTTCTGATTTAGCAACACCA
The genomic region above belongs to Nitrospirota bacterium and contains:
- a CDS encoding M48 family metallopeptidase, with the protein product MNINYSIVYSERKTISIIVERDRSVIVRAPLNTSKDVIAGEIEKRKRLLQKKIEHNQKYPYIKQTKEFVSGESLLYMGKNYKLFVIDEHIEGVMFDSKFFISKDNQKQANELFKEWYINSATEIIVPKAVTIARQLGVTFNNINILDLKYRWGSCTPRDNIHLNWRLIKAPMTVIEYIIVHELTHLLVSNHTPEFWNRIAVQQPNYTKAKGWLREFGHELEKDF
- a CDS encoding type I restriction endonuclease subunit R, which translates into the protein MSQDKIPPHIRLDEKNHVEEPFLRQLEVMPGLHWKVLRLEMGSGQTPQETQREDFTQVLMKRDLEDALKRINPWMNEQQVFEAVSDLTSHEGDSLYKNNQIILGLLINGTRVQCQTEEGLRNEPVQFIDFVNPANNSFTAVSQYKIRIIGTDRHIYPDIICFLNGIPVSVIECKSPRTKEPIPEAIDQLMRYCEQRDYVKEGSKPLFYYNQFIVATCRNKAKFGTITTSIEKLFYRWTDPFPYTVEQLSEYCKPQMPYFVDSEGKDDEDIAQEIRTSPNDQQRLVHGMLKPENLLSIIRTFSIWTADSKGKMIRVVGRYQQLRAVKKTVERLLNGNNRDERGGIIWHTQGSGKSLTMVFLIREMYLHPLLQSYKVVLLTDRTQLDDQIKETARPVGYTINDPDSIAMLKSALKTNTSEIVSAMIHKFQEREFAASFPELNTDEKILILTDEAHRSQYSKLGANLDSALPNATRIAFTGTPIDRTEETFGDYIDKYTMRQAIKDGATLEIVYEGRTHEAGVDDRQGADRKFQDVFKDYNVGEQIDILAYGTKKAYLEAGETIKEKAKDMLRHYVEYVFPNGYKAQVVSVSKEAAHRYKLAFDDAIRELIEELKINNPYKITIKDLERLETAVVMSDVSHNDQPDLKQYADSKERKLAIAGFKIPFGKKEKLDGSEEETANGNIGILIVVDMLLTGFDAPIEQVMYLDKVMVNHTLLQAIARVNRVYDNNKKVGFVVDYVGMGNHLKKALDAYWEREQEEITGCLLDHSALMAELKNSYEELKKVFEENGIDIYSDPDDIFNLFYDEDIRHNYTEAFNRFSKALDNVFPRKEALNYIKELNRFSEINTLAEQHFRDQKMSMKGVSEKLRKVTDEFLKSKGIETKVEPISILDDKFFEHVKARKLEKTKAAEVEHAIRHFIDINMDEDPELYASFAEELQRILTAFRENWEEIYRLLEALRNKIKAAQQEDTRGLDRKRQMPIYRKLHALIYDKKENLNDDEINNLLVWTKEIYGLLKVDLPMTGFWDNPASVARLRGEISNFIAAECHSIPSAFRNRNIIAQEILAWAKDERITSAIIYAED